The following are encoded in a window of Fusarium verticillioides 7600 chromosome 6, whole genome shotgun sequence genomic DNA:
- a CDS encoding hypothetical protein (At least one base has a quality score < 10), producing the protein MIFDVCLPTNLTCVSYFYFSVSLVGSQAIMRLLNTKTLQLESSEEGSEKYAILSHTWGTDEVLFGDIQDPTRMEEIRKKNGAGYRKIVQSCEKALSRGLDYLWIDTCCIDKSSSAELSEAINSMFRWYNKADICYVYLTDVFLHAVGIGLTSGLKQSRWFTRGWTLQELLAPDEVEFFDHNWTPLGDRHTLASTIKEITDIDESFLVRPEGKKDRKISVKLQRENVATRMSWMAHRETTRVEDIAYSLLGIFGINMLILYGEGSRAFLRLQEEVLKKSQDQSILVWRWPLSRKPEENAHRMHFLADSPANFNLRTYAGQEDSGLFGVRLTDQGLVLRVWKCPCKLTRWNHDKTELNEANDRWLAVLDCSLSPDTLSRPAIILSESPYAEGAFRRDPTSVIMVIEHDQNKSGYLDTGGDRNAIYSIEYKPEFKTETILLESDSIEPDARLRGSFPFKVNMTLKDRELKQRAAYTGSQRYIVAGKLAHKPTQNPIYGVLFLGADDADTELVVWWGLIEEGTAMYDVHNRHNGPRVWSNSVPVCFAQSWKNLTGSETWDAKLAESLAVDMLCEEFPLPWKGTERPSVVEVEDGLNLQNALNEQKPMATETVIELFTQCAQPVIECIGWGMRLKASMRKMEFLGRLCCELAIEEKNPNVENDAGNYA; encoded by the exons atgatctttgatGTTTGTTTGCCTACCAATCTGACTTGTGTGTCCTATTTTTACTTTTCTGTCTCACTTGTTGGTTCGCAAGCAATTATGAGACTTCTCAATACCAAGACCCTACAGCTTGAGAGCTCTGAAGAGGGGTCTGAAAAGTACGCCATCCTGTCTCATACGTGGGGTACAGATGAGGTTCTTTTCGGTGACATACAGGATCCCACGCGCATGGAAGAGATtcgcaagaagaatggtgCTGGTTACCGCAAGATAGTGCAGTCCTGCGAAAAGGCTCTCAGCCGCGGGCTCGACTATCTCTGGATCGATACTTGCTGCATCGACAAGTCCAGTAGCGCTGAGCTCTCGGAAGCCATCAATTCTATGTTTCGCTGGTACAACAAGGCGGACATATGCTACGTCTACCTCACAGATGTCTTTTTACACGCCGTGGGCATCGGATTGACGTCTGGTCTGAAGCAGAGTCGTTGGTTCACGCGTGGATGGACACTACAGGAGCTGCTTGCACCCGATGAGGTGGAATTCTTCGATCACAATTGGACGCCCCTCGGCGACAGACATACTCTGGCTTCAACAATCAAGGAGATTACAGACATTGATGAATCGTTTTTGGTCAGGCCCGAAGGGAAAAAGGATCGCAAGATATCGGTCAAGCTCCAGCGTGAAAACGTGGCCACAAGGATGAGTTGGATGGCCCACAGGGAAACGACGCGAGTTGAAGATATAGCATACTCTTTGCTTGGAATTTTTGGGATCAACATGCTCATATTGTATGGCGAGGGCTCCAGAGCGTTTCTGAGGTTGCAGGAAGAAGTTCTCAAAAAGTCGCAGGATCAGTCCATACTTGTCTGGAGATGGCCCTTGTCTCGAAAGCCTGAGGAGAATGCCCACCGAATGCATTTCCTCGCTGACAGCCCGGCCAACTTTAACCTCCGCACATATgcaggacaagaagactcGGGCTTGTTTGGTGTCAGGTTGACAGATCAAGGGCTGGTCCTTCGCGTATGGAAGTGTCCGTGCAAACTGACGCGTTGGAATCATGACAAGACGGAGCTCAATGAAGCCAATGATCGATGGTTAGCCGTCCTCGACTGCAGTCTGTCTCCGGATACTCTTTCCAGACCAGCTATAATTCTCAGTGAGAGTCCTTATGCTGAAGGTGCTTTTCGAAGAGACCCTACGAGCGTGATCATGGTGATAGAACATGATCAGAATAAGTCCGGGTATTTGGATACCGGTGGTGATAGAAACG CAATATATTCCATTGAATACAAGCCTGAATTCAAGACGGAGACAATTCTGCTGGAGTCGGATTCTATCGAGCCAGATGCTCGTCTGCGAGGAAGCTTTcctttcaaggtcaacatgACTCTCAAAGACCGTGAGCTTAAGCAGCGTGCGGCTTATACCGGATCTCAGCGATACATCGTGGCGGGGAAGCTCGCCCACAAACCAACGCAAAACCCCATATATGGAGTGCTATTCCTTGGGGCTGATGATGCAGACACCGAGCTCGTCGTATGGTGGGGTCTAATAGAGGAGGGCACAGCCATGTACGACGTACACAATCGCCACAATGGCCCTCGAGTCTGGAGTAACAGTGTTCCAGTGTGTTTTGCCCAGTCGTGGAAAAACCTCACGGGTTCAGAGACCTGGGATGCCAAGCTCGCGGAGTCGTTGGCTGTGGATATGCTCTGTGAGGAATTTCCCCTTCCGTGGAAGGGAACAGAGAGACCTTCGGTGGTAGAGGTGGAAGACGGCTTGAATCTGCAGAACGCCCTCAACGAACAGAAGCCAATGGCGACAGAAACGGTGATTGAGCTATTCACTCAGTGTGCCCAGCCAGTAATTGAGTGCATCGGCTGGGGCATGAGGCTCAAGGCGTCAATGAGAAAGATGGAATTTCTCGGACGGCTGTGCTGTGAGTTGGCtatcgaagagaagaaccCCAATGTCGAGAACGATGCTGGAAACTATGCATAG
- a CDS encoding beta-fructofuranosidase translates to MKFSLFLTVGSLAWAKPSTPKLDYNHAPPNLSTLANLTIYNTWRPRAHVLPPTGQIGDPCMHYTDPKTGLFHVGYLHEGAAGVTTDDLVTYRDLNPGGAPFIRAGGLNDPVAVFDGSVIPRGINGTPTLFYTSVSYLPIHWTINYTRGSETQSLAVSKDGGRNFTKLRQGPAIPAPPFALNVTAFRDPFVFQNEDLDSLLESESGTWYSVISGGVHQKGPSMFLYRQHDPEFQYWEYLGEWWHEKANTTWGDGLWAGRYGFNFEVANVFSIDEKGYNSEGETFITFGAEWQEKPIVPQVSSFRDMLWAAGNISLENGKPKFTPSMVGKLDWGRSAYAAAGKYLPSDSKASSKSGAPDRFISYLWLTGDYYGDLKYFPTPQQNWTGSLLLPRELTVGKISNVVDNELSREEGSWRVERNESGVLELTTLKQVIAREPMAAFTKKTSFVEPGRNISKAGSTTFDRNPESKFYVFKSSISFPRSARDSDLKAGFQILASDKESTTIYYQFSNESIIIDRSNTSAAALTTSDIDARPEAGRLRLFDVLVDDEEKIETLDLTIVVDNAIVEVHANDRFGIATWARSWYADSTAIRFFHQGSGEVSFSNVTIYEGLADAWPERKR, encoded by the exons ATGAAATTCTCACTCTTCTTGACGGTTGGCTCTCTTGCCTGGGCCAAGCCATCGACTCCAAAGCTTGACTATAACCACGCTCCCCCAAACCTCAGCACTCTGGCCAATCTGACCATTTACAACACATGGCGTCCTCGAGCTCACGTACTCCCTCCTACTGGACAGATTGGAGATCCTTGCATGCACTACACTGACCCCAAGACTGGGCTTTTCCACGTTGGATATCTCCATGAGGGTGCTGCGGGTGTTACGACCGATGATCTCGTGACATATCGAGATCTCAACCCCGGAGGCGCTCCTTTCATTCGGGCTGGAGGTCTAAATGATCCTGTGGCAGTCTTTGACGGTTCCGTTATACCCAGGGGCATCAATGGCACGCCTACACTCTTCTACACCTCTGTATCTTACCTCCCCATTCATTGGACAATCAACTACACTCGCGGAAGTGAGACGCAGTCCCTCGCTGTGTCAAAGGATGGAGGCCGCAACTTCACCAAGCTACGACAGGGCCCTGCGATCCCAGCACCTCCTTTTGCTCTCAACGTGACGGCCTTCCGTGATCCCTTCGTTTTCCAGAacgaagatcttgacagcCTTTTGGAAAGCGAGTCAGGAACATGGTACAGCGTCATTTCTGGTGGTGTCCATCAAAAGGGCCCTAGTATGTTCCTCTATCGTCAGCACGACCCCGAGTTTCAGTATTGGGAGTATCTCGGCGAGTGGTGGCATGAGAAGGCCAACACCACATGGGGTGATGGTCTCTGGGCAGGACGTTACGGTTTCAACTTTGAAGTTGCCAATGTCTTCAGTATTGATGAAAAAGGGTATAACTCTGAGGGCGAGACATTCATCACCTTTGGAGCGGAGTGGCAGGAAAAACCTATTGTTCCTCAGGTTTCGTCTTTCCGCGACATGCTTTGGGCTGCAGGAAACATATCCCTGGAGAACGGGAAGCCAAAGTTTACTCCTTCGATGGTTGGCAAGCTTGACTGGGGACGATCGGCTTACGCCGCGGCTGGCAAATACCTTCCTTCGGACTCAAAGGCATCGTCCAAGAGCGGTGCCCCTGATCGATTCATTAGCTACCTCTGGCTTACTGGAGATTACTACGGTGATCTCAAGTATTTCCCTACTCCCCAGCAGAATTGGACGGggtctcttctcctccccaGAGAGCTCACCGTCGGTAAGATCAGCAATGTCGTCGATAATGAGCTGTCACGCGAAGAAGGATCCTGGCGTGTTGAGAGAAACGAGTCGGGTGTTTTGGAACTTACTACTCTAAAGCAGGTTATTGCTCGGGAGCCTATGGCTGCATTCACCAAGAAGACGTCTTTTGTTGAGCCGGGCCGAAACATCAGCAAGGCTGGATCAACTACATTCGACCGTAACCCAGAGTCCAAGTTTTACGTCTTCAAGAGCTCTATCTCATTCCCCAGATCTGCTCGCGACTCGGACCTCAAGGCTGGTTTCCAGATTTTAGCTTCTGATAAGGAGTCCACCACTATTTACTACCAGTTCTCCAACgaatccatcatcatagATCGCAGCAATACTAGTGCTGCAGCCCTTACAACGAGCGACATTGACGCCCGTCCTGAAGCTGGTCGACTCCGTCTTTTTGAcgtccttgttgatgatgaggaaaagATTGAGACACTTGATCTTACTATTGTCGTTGATAATGCCATCGTTGAGGTCCATGCCAACGATCGATTTGGAATTGCCACCTGGGCTCG TTCTTGGTATGCCGATTCGACCGCCATTCGCTTCTTTCATCAAGGAAGTGGTGAGGTGTCTTTCAGCAATGTGACGATTTATGAGGGTCTTGCGGATGCTTGGCCCGAGAGAAAGCGATAG
- a CDS encoding hypothetical protein (At least one base has a quality score < 10): MSKADTKEHLEHLEDTGSPNSIHEVNINIDDLDSIEQTETGKFSWLISITAAIGGMLFGYDTGIISAVLVYIHRDLGKTLTSQEKELITSITSGGAFLGAIFAGCSADRYGRKVAIYVGCVLFTVGAIIQAASFSVAQMTVGRLIVGFGVGSAAMIIPLYIAECAPSKYRGRMIGLDNMSITGGQLVSYGIGAAFSSVSSGWRYMVGGGAIPAIILAALLPFCPESPRQLIYHGKPEEAAAVIRRIFPNGTEQQVQDKIRHLTYHVNEAKSLNAGKSQWWVFKQLYVSPANFRALVSACGLMAISQLSGFNSLMYYSPLLFSLVGFSNPVAVGTIIAATNFIFTWVNLMLVDRAGRRRILICTVPFMGLALVVAAVCFKYIPINHDLSLASDAKIGWPAIVVLVSMVIFVGFYSSGIGNTAWLSSEFFPMEVRAMGTMMLTMTCWGSNIIVSSTFLTQMENTTPSGAFGFYAAICILGWVCIYFCYPEVKGMTLEDIREIFQHGFGVQRAREIQKEMKLLGKSTASDEVAKA, encoded by the exons atgtccaaggcTGATACCAAGGAACATCTCGAGCATCTCGAGGATACCGGTTCCCCAAATTCCATTCATgaagtcaacatcaacatcgatgatcttgactcTATTGAGCAGACCGAAACCGGCAAGTTTTCATGGCTGATCAGTATCACTGCTGCCATCGGTGGCATGCTGTTTGGTTATGATACTGGAATCATATCCGCTGTTCTT GTCTACATCCACCGAGACCTCGGCAAGACTCTTACGTCTCAGGAGAAAGAACTCATTACCTCGATCACCTCTGGTGGAGCCTTTTTGGGTGCCATCTTTGCAGGTTGTTCTGCTGATCGTTACGGGCGAAAGGTTGCTATCTATGTGGGCTGTGTCCTCTTCACTGTCGGTGCCATCATCCAGGCCGCTTCTTTCTCAGTCGCTCAGATGACTGTTGGCCGTCTGATCGTTGGATTCGGCGTTGGCAGTGCTGCAATGATTATACCTCTCTACATTGCCGAGTGTGCACCAAGCAAGTATCGAGGGCGTATGATCGGCCTTGATAACATGTCAATCACTGGTGGTCAGCTCGTAAGCTACGGAATTGGGGCCGCCTtttcttcagtctcatctgGCTGGCGATACATGGTAGGCGGTGGCGCCATCCCTGCTATCATACTAGCCgctcttctccctttctGCCCTGAGTCTCCTCGTCAACTCATCTACCACGGGAAGCCTGAAGAGGCGGCCGCAGTCATCCGACGAATCTTTCCCAATGGTACCGAGCAACAGGTCCAGGACAAGATCCGTCATCTCACATACCACGTCAATGAGGCCAAGTCTCTTAACGCTGGCAAGTCTCAGTGGTGGGTGTTCAAGCAGCTCTATGTCAGCCCCGCAAACTTCCGAGCTCTCGTATCTGCCTGTGGACTCATGGCTATCTCTCAGCTCAGCGGCTTCAACTCTCTCATGTACTACTCTCCCTTGTTGTTCTctcttgttggtttctcCAACCCGGTCGCTGTGGGTACCATAATTGCTGCCACAAACTTCATTTTCACCTGGGTCAATCTTATGCTTGTTGACCGTGCCGGCCGCCGAAGAATTTTGATCTGTACAGTTCCTTTCATGGGTCTCGCTctcgttgttgctgctgtgTGCTTCAAGTACATCCCCATCAACCATGACTTGTCTCTAGCATCCGACGCTAAAATCGGCTGGCCTGCTATTGTGGTCCTTGTTAGCATGGTTATCTTTGTCGGATTCTACTCTTCTGGTATCGGCAACACTGCTTGGCTTTCGAGCGAATTCTTCCCAATGGAGGTCCGAGCTATGGGGACTATGATGCTTACCATGACCTGCTGGGGATCCAACATCATTGTGTCTTCGACATTCCTTACTCAGATGGAGAATACTACCCCCTCTGGTGCTTTTGGTTTCTATGCTGCCATCTGCATCCTAGGCTGGGTTTGCATCTACTTCTGTTACCCTGAAGTTAAGGGCATGACTCTTGAGGATATTCGAGAGATCTTCCAGCACGGCTTCGGTGTCCAGCGAGCTCGAGAAAtccagaaggagatgaagcttcTCGGAAAATCTACTGCCTCTGATGAGGTCGCCAAGGCTTAG
- a CDS encoding myo-inositol 2-dehydrogenase, whose protein sequence is MASPKLQVAVAGLGRMGARHALNFHNRTPRAELVAAFTPVQKEADWAKVNLEGVTIYNDYQEMLKHPGLQAVVVATVTTAHAEEAIQAIEADKHVLCEKPLSTSVEISQSVVDAAAKKPHLKVMCGFSRRFDASYRDAFDRMDSGAIGRPSVFRSQTCDKLDPSGFFVAYAEFSGGIFVDCNIHDIDLALWYFGQDSIVKSVVATGITAVQPELRKHKDVDNGVGIVEFWGGKVAYFYSSRMMAAGQHDMTEVIGTEGKLAINANPVGNLVEMHEAAGVRRQIPGDYYGRFEHAFVTEANEFTASVLDNNKLPFKLTGAVQAVKIGCALQESLNSGKKINFDETGRRIEESKL, encoded by the exons ATGGCCTCTCCTAAGCTCCAAGTCGCCGTCGCTGGCCTCGGCCGCATGGGTGCTCGCCATGCTCTCAACTTTCACAACAGAACACCCCGCGCTGAGCTTGTCGCAGCCTTTACCCCTGTCCAGAAGGAGGCAGACTGGGCCAAGGTTAACCTCGAGGGTGTTACAATCTACAATGACTACCAGGAGATGCTGAAGCATCCTGGCCTTCAGGCTGTGGTAGTTGCTACTGTTACTACTGCTcatgctgaagaggccatTCAAGCTATTGAGGCTGATAAGCATGTTCTTTGCGAGAAGCCTCTAAGTACCAGCGTTGAGATC TCTCAATCCGTTGTCGATGCCGCTGCGAAGAAGCCTCACCTCAAGGTCATGTGCGGTTTCTCTCGTCGATTCGATGCCTCATACCGCGACGCCTTTGATCGCATGGACAGCGGTGCCATCGGCCGTCCCTCTGTTTTCCGATCTCAAACCTGCGATAAGCTTGACCCATCCGGTTTCTTCGTTGCATATGCCGAGTTCAGCGGTGGTATCTTTGTCGACTGTAACATCCACGATATCGACCTTGCCTTGTGGTACTTTGGCCAAGACTCTATCGTTAAGTCTGTTGTTGCTACTGGTATCACTGCTGTTCAGCCTGAGCTGCGAAAGCACAAAGATGTGGACAATGGCGTTGGTATAGTTGAGTTCTGGGGCGGCAAAGTCGCATACTTCTACTCTTCACGCATGATGGCTGCTGGTCAACACGATATGACAGAGGTCATTGGTACTGAAGGCAAACTCGCTATCAATGCCAACCCCGTCGGCAaccttgttgagatgcaCGAGGCAGCCGGTGTGCGCCGACAGATTCCTGGCGACTACTATGGTCGTTTCGAGCATGCCTTCGTCACAGAAGCCAATGAATTCACAGCTTCAGTGcttgacaacaacaagctACCATTTAAGCTTACTGGTGCTGTCCAGgctgtcaagattggctgCGCACTCCAGGAGTCGCTCAACTCAGGCAAGAAGATTAACTTTGACGAGACTGGTCGTCGCATCGAGGAATCTAAGCTGTAA
- a CDS encoding NADPH-ferrihemoprotein reductase, with protein MSNVFTAEALNRLSQLGPPQTIADMAALGTVGIASAAYLLRGIVWDKPDPYHHIWFERMGSKDGASSGPKATRDIAKKMEEAGKDVVIFWGSQSGTAEMFANRLSKECHLRFGLLTLCADLCDYDPESIASLPQSKLAIFIISTYGEGDPSDNTAAFWEWLHKNPDVQLPNLRYMAFGLGNTSYRYYNRVIDVVAEFLDKATAQRLMPVAKANDAQGGTEEDFLSWKDDLYTHFQTKLGYEERDIPYEPSIQLVEDDSLDIMDLNLGEPIQNRSGPAKIIKQYSPIRPLTVQSSHELYTSPGRNCLHMELDISDHPELRYRTGDHLAVYPINPDHEIQLLLKALDLEDRAEKPLLVQTLEEGVTIKIPSPTSALALFRHYLEISAPVSRETVGQLARFAPSAEIAQNLTALGKSKEAYAEYIAKNHITLGRLLTLVSPGSVWDKLPLAYVVETLPTLQTRYYSISSSSTVSARRLSITCGVDNSPLQQDPSRSIRGITTNYLYALGKSLNGDSNQPEVGPDAPTYTLSGPGDALKGHKVFACLRRSNFKLPTMSSTPLVMIGAGTGLAPFRGFILERARLKSVGKPIGNMILFFGCRDPDQDYLYRDELAEVAKELQGSLEIVTAFSRADGEPKKYVQEKVEERKKDVCDLLQDGASIYFCGRASMAREVGNVVEKSMKTQNGWSDAEARSWAEAAKKGNKWLEDVWG; from the exons ATGTCCAACGTCTTTACAGCAGAAGCCTTGAATCGGCTCTCCCAGCTGGGGCCACCTCAGACAATAGCCGATATGGCTGCTCTGGGCACAGTTGGAATAGCCTCAGCAGCGTATCTTCTGCGTGGTATTGTCTGGGATAAGCCAGATCCTTATCATCATATCTGGTTCGAACGCATGGGGTCAAAAGATGGTGCTTCATCGGGGCCGAAAGCAACTCGTGATATTGCAaaaaagatggaagaagct GGCAAAGATGTTGTCATATTTTGGGGTTCACAATCGGGTACAGCCGAGATGTTCGCCAACAGACTCTCCAAAGAATGCCATCTGCGTTTCGGTCTCCTGACCCTCTGCGCTGATCTATGCGACTACGACCCTGAGTCTATCGCGAGTCTTCCTCAAAGCAAGCTCGCCATTTTCATAATCTCGACATATGGAGAAGGCGATCCCAGTGACAACACAGCCGCTTTCTGGGAGTGGCTTCACAAGAATCCTGATGTTCAGCTACCAAACCTGCGATACATGGCCTTCGGTCTGGGCAATACCAGCTATCGGTACTACAACCGTGTCAtcgatgttgttgctgagttCCTTGACAAGGCTACTGCACAGAGGCTGATGCCTGtggccaaggccaatgaTGCTCAGGGTGGCACAGAAGAAGACTTCCTCTCCTGGAAGGACGATCTGTATACTCACTTTCAGACCAAGTTGGGCTATGAAGAGCGAGACATCCCGTATGAGCCGAGTATTCAGCTCGTAGAGGATGACTCTCTTGACATCATGGACCTCAACCTCGGCGAGCCAATCCAGAACCGAAGCGGACCCGCAAAGATTATCAAGCAGTACTCGCCTATCCGTCCTTTGACAGTTCAGTCATCCCACGAGCTTTACACATCTCCCGGGCGAAATTGCCTCCATATGGAGCTCGATATCTCAGATCATCCTGAGCTTCGATACCGGACTGGTGACCATCTTGCCGTCTATCCTATCAACCCTGATCACGAGATacaacttctcctcaaggctcttgatcttgaagaccGAGCTgagaagcctcttcttgttcaaaCTCTCGAAGAAGGTGTAACAATCAAGATTCCCAGTCCCACATCTGCACTGGCCCTCTTTCGGCATTACCTCGAGATCTCAGCTCCTGTATCCCGAGAAACTGTGGGTCAACTTGCGAGATTTGCACCTTCAGCAGAGATTGCTCAGAACCTGACAGCTTTGGGTAAGAGTAAAGAGGCGTATGCTGAATATATTGCCAAGAACCATATCACTCTTGGTCGCCTTCTGACTCTTGTTTCTCCTGGGTCTGTTTGGGACAAACTTCCTCTAGCTTACGTCGTTGAAACTCTACCAACCTTGCAGACTCGATACTActccatctcgtcatcgAGTACTGTGTCTGCACGCAGACTTTCGATTACATGTGGCGTCGATAACTCGCCTCTCCAACAAGACCCAAGCAGGTCCATCCGAGGGATCACTACTAATTATCTCTACGCTCTAGGGAAGTCTCTTAACGGGGACAGCAATCAACCAGAGGTTGGACCCGATGCTCCCACATACACCTTGTCTGGTCCCGGTGATGCTCTCAAAGGCCACAAAGTGTTTGCCTGTCTGCGTCGATCTAACTTCAAACTTCCAACAATGAGCTCAACACCTCTCGTCATGATTGGTGCTGGTACTGGTCTCGCTCCCTTCCGAGGGTTTATTCTTGAGCGAGCACGTCTCAAATCTGTTGGAAAGCCCATTGGCAACATGATTTTATTTTTTGGATGCCGTGACCCTGACCAAGATTATCTCTATCGGGATGAACTCGCCGAGGTGGCAAAAGAACTACAAGGCAGTCTTGAGATCGTTACTGCGTTTTCACGTGCAGATGGGGAACCAAAGAAGTATGTTCAAGAAAAAGtcgaagagaggaagaaagacGTGTGTgatcttctccaagatggtgCGAGTATCTACTTCTGCGGTAGAGCTTCAATGGCTAGAGAAGTTGGCAATGTGGTGGAGAAGTCGATGAAGACTCAGAATGGTTGGAGTGATGCTGAAGCTAGGAGCTGGGCTGAAGCGGCAAAGAAGGGAAATAAGTGGCTTGAGGATGTCTGGGGCTGA